A genomic stretch from Numida meleagris isolate 19003 breed g44 Domestic line chromosome 2, NumMel1.0, whole genome shotgun sequence includes:
- the ATP6V1C1 gene encoding V-type proton ATPase subunit C 1, with the protein MTEFWLISAPGEKTCQQTWEKLHAATTKNNNLSTNSKFNIPDLKVGTLDVLVGLSDELAKLDAFVESVVKKVAQYMADVLEDSKDKVQENLLANGVDLVTYITRFQWDMAKYPIKQSLKNISEIIAKGVNQIDNDLKARASAYNNLKGNLQNLERKNAGSLLTRSLADIVKKEDFVLDSEYLVTLLVIVPKLNYNDWVKQYETLAEMVVPRSSNVLFEDQDSYLCNVTLFRKAVDDFKHKAREYKFMVRDFQYNEEEMKADKEEMNRLSTDKKKQFGPLVRWLKVNFSEAFIAWIHVKALRVFVESVLRYGLPVNFQAMLLQPNKKTMKKLREVLYDLYKHLDSSAAAIIDATMDIPGLNLSQQEYYPYVYYKIDCNLLEFK; encoded by the exons ATGACCGAGTTTTGGCTGATTTCTGCTCCTGGGGAAAAAACCTGTCAGCAGACATGGGAGAAACTACATGCAGCAACtacaaaaaataacaatctCTCTACTAATTCCAAGTTCAATATTCCAGACCTGAAG GTTGGCACACTGGACGTTTTGGTTGGTCTGTCAGATGAGCTGGCGAAACTGGATGCATTTGTGGAGAg tgttgTAAAGAAGGTGGCCCAGTATATGGCAGATGTTTTAGAAGACAGTAAAGATAAAGTTCAGGAAAATCTTCTGGCTAATGGAG TTGACTTGGTCACCTATATCACGAGGTTCCAGTGGGATATGGCCAAATATCCGATAAAGCAATCGTtgaagaatatttcagaaattattgcGAAG GGAGTAAACCAGATTGACAACGATCTTAAAGCAAGAGCCTCGGCATACAATAATCTAAAAGGGAACCTTCAGAATTTGGAAAGGAAGAATGC GGGAAGCTTGTTAACCAGAAGTCTTGCCGATATTGTAAAGAAAGAGGACTTTGTACTTGATTCAGAATATTTGGTCACGTTATTAGTGATTGTACCAAA GTTAAATTATAATGACTGGGTTAAGCAGTATGAAACGTTAGCAGAGATGGTTGTACCACGTTCCAGCAA TGTACTTTTTGAGGATCAGGACAGTTACCTTTGTAATGTCACCTTGTTCAGGAAGGCAGTGGATGACTTCAAGCATAAAGCCAGAGAATACAA ATTTATGGTCCGTGACTTCCAGTACAACGAAGAAGAGATGAAAGCTGATAAAGAGGAAATGAATAGACTGTCAACCGACAAGAAGAAACAGTTT ggGCCTCTGGTACGATGGCTGAAAGTTAATTTCAGTGAAGCTTTCATTGCATGGATTCATGTGAAAGCACTCCGAGTTTTTGTTGAATCTGTTCTAAG GTATGGTTTGCCGGTAAACTTCCAAGCAATGCTGCTTCAGCCtaataagaaaacaatgaagaaactGAGGGAGGTTTTATATGACTTATATAAGCACCttgacagcagtgcagcagctaTCATTGAT GCAACCATGGATATTCCGGGCTTAAACCTCAGTCAGCAGGAGTATTACCCCTATGTGTACTACAAGATCGATTGCAATTTACTGGAATTCAAGTAA